The Crassaminicella indica genomic interval TCAAGGAAGAGAAGCATCTAATGTGTTCTATGAAAAGGTACCAGATATTGTAGCAGATTATATGAAGAAAATCAGTAAAATTACAGGAAGAGAGTATCATCCATTTGACTATTATGGTGATGCTGCTGCTGAGTATGTAATTGTTGCAATGGGTTCAGTTTGTGAAACAATTGAAGAGACAGTGGATTATTTGATGGCTAAAGGAGAAAGAGTAGGTGTAATAAAAGTAAGGCTGTATAGACCTTTCTCAGAAAAATACTTCTTTAATGTATTGCCTAAGAGTGTGAAGAAAATTGCAGTACTTGATCGTACAAAAGAACCTGGAGCTGTAGGAGAGCCTTTATATACTGACGTACGGAGTCTTTTCTATGATAAAGAAAATCAACCAATCATTGTAGGAGGAAGATATGGTCTTGGTTCAAAGGATACTACTCCAGATCAGATTGTAGCTGTATACAACAACCTTAAAAAGGATACTCCAAAGAATGGTTTTACTATTGGCATCATAGATGATGTAAGTCATACTTCATTAGAAGAGGAAAAAGCAATTGAGACTACTCCAGAAGGAACAATAAGCTGTAAATTCTGGGGATTAGGTTCTGATGGAACTGTTGGAGCTAACAAAATGGCTATTAAAATTATAGGAGATAATACAGATCTTTATGCTCAAGCTTATTTTTCCTACGATAGTAAGAAATCAGGAGGAACAACTATATCTCATTTAAGATTTGGAAAAAAACCAATAAAATCTACTTATTTAATTAATTATGCTGATTTTATTGCTTGCCATAATAAATCCTATGTAAATCATTATGATTTATTAAAAGGAATCAAACAAAATGGAACGTTTGTACTCAACTGCCCGTGGACAGAAGAAGAGCTTGATGAAAAATTACCAGCATCTCTTAAAAGAGTGATTGCTGAGAAAAATATTAATTTTTATATTATTGATGCAGTAAAAATTGCACAAGCAATTGGTCTTGGTGGAAGAATAAATATGATAATGCAGTCAGCATTTTTTAAGTTAGCTAAGGTGATTCCTATAGAAGATGCTGTAAGATATCTAAAAGAATCAGTTGTAAAAACCTATGGAAAAAAAGGTGAAAAAATTGTTCAAATGAATCATAAAGCAATTGATCAAGGGGTAAAAGAATTAGTAAAAGTAAATGTTCCAAGCAATTGGACAAATCTTATGGATGAAAAAGCACCAATTGCAGATGAACCATATTTTGTTAAACATATTCAAAGACCAATGGCTAAAAATGAAGGAGATAATTTACCAGTAAGTGCATTCAATGGAATAGAAGATGGAACTTTCCCATTAGGAACAACAGCTTATGAAAAACGAGGTATTGCTGTAATGCTTCCTCAGTGGCAGGTAGACAAATGTATTCAATGTAATCAGTGTTCATATATATGTCCACATGCAACTATTAGACCATTTTTACTTAATGAGCAAGAAATGAAAAATAAACCAGAGAGTTTTAATACAAAGAAAGCTTTAGGAAAAGGTATGGAAAATTTACAATATAGAATTCAAGTAAGTCCATTAGATTGTACAGGCTGTGGAAACTGTGCAGATATTTGTCCAGCACCTCAAAAAGCTTTAGTAATGGTGAATGCTGAAGAGGAAATGGCTAGAGAAAAAGATAATTGGGAATATGCAGTGAAAAATATTTCTATAAAAGATGAATTAATGAACAAATATACTGTTAAGGGAAGTCAGTTTTTAAAGCCTTTACTTGAATTCTCGGGTGCTTGTGCAGGATGTGGAGAGACAGCATATTTAAAACTTATTACCCAGCTTTATGGAGATCGTATGATGATCGCTAATGCTACAGGCTGTTCTTCTATTTGGGGAGGAAGTGCACCTTCTGTTCCATTTACAACTAATTGTGAAGGGAAAGGGCCTGCTTGGGCAAATTCATTATTTGAAGATAATGCGGAGTATGGTTACGGTATGTATCTAGGTATAGAACAAATAAGAGAGAGATTGAGAGATTTAATGAATGAGGCTCAAAGTTCAGATTTAGATGAAGAATGTAAAGCTGCAATGAGAGATTATATAGAAGTAATGGAAGATGGAGAAGAATGCAAAAAAGCAGCACAAAAGCTACTTGCTGTTTTAATAGCACATAATCATAAAGATAATCAAGTTGTTCAAGAGATATTAGAGAAAAAAGATTTTCTTATTAAAAAATCTGTATGGATTGTTGGTGGAGATGGATGGGCTTATGATATCGGATATGGAGGACTTGACCATGTTCTTGCATCTGGAGATGATATAAATGTATTAGTATTTGATACAGAGGTGTACTCTAATACAGGAGGACAATCATCTAAAGCAACACCAACAGCAGCAGTAGCAAAATTTGCAGCATCTGGTAAGAAAATAAGAAAGAAAGATTTAGGATTGATGGCTATGAGCTATGGGTATGTATATGTTGCACAAGTAGCTATGGGTGCAAATATGAATCAGACCATCAAAGCAATTAAAGAGGCTGAAAAGTACAAAGGACCATCTCTTATTATTTGTTATGCACCATGTATAAATCATGGAATTAAAACAGGAATGGGAACAACTGTAGCACAAGAGAAAAAAGCAGTAGATGCAGGATATTGGCATCTATATAGATATAATCCTGACTTAAATAAACAAGGAAAGAATCCATTTGTTTTAGATTCTAAAGAACCAACAGCATCTTTTAGAGAATATATTGAAGGTGAGATTCGATATACTCAGCTTAAAAATACATTCCCAGATATTGCAGAAAACTTATTTAATGCAGCTCAGGAGCATGCAAAAGAAAGATATAGTATTTATAAGCGTTTAGCAGAAATGAAATATTAATAAAAAAGAGTCCAGGTTCTTTGACCTGGATACTCTTTTATTTTTCGTTTTCATCTACCCATTCCTTTGCGTTTTCTACTTCTAATTCGTTAGGAATAGGAACGCTAGATTCTAGTTTTAAGTTTTGTATATTTGTCCAAGGAGCAGTTTTGTGATTTTCTATTGGCTTTGTGTTTTTATTTAATTTGATTTTGGACATAGTATCCCTCCTTATTATTAGTATTTTCAAAGTTGATAAAATCTATTAATAGCAGTATAAGGTAAATTATAGGTATCCGTAGATAAACAGTTTCAAAAAGAAATATAAAGAACAGTTCATTCAAGATAATTTTTGAAAAAACAAAACTTCATTCCATGAAAAAATACTAAACCTTCAAAACTCACTTCGTTCAAACAATGAAGGTTCTTAACGTATTTTTTATGAAATTTCAGTAAGTTTTTTTACAAAAGTTATCGAAGTCATTCACTTATCTTTATATATTTCTTTTTTTCATGTTGAAGTTGTTTACCTATATATTACAAAAAAATTGATAAAAATATTGACATATATAATGATATATGTTATAGTAATATCCGTTGCTCATAAAAAGCAACCTTTTAAATCTAGAAGAAAATTCTAGTTGACTTAAGACAAGAAACGTGGTAAGATGATTCTTGTCGCCACTGAAGAGGACTACTAAAAAGCTTGGCAAATGCTAAGTAGAGTGATACAACAAATAAAAAGTTGTGGCAGTTAAAAAAAGTTCTTGACAGTGAGATAGAAAAGTGTTAAACTGATTAAGTCGCTAAACGGCGACCAAGTAAAAAGTTGATCCTTGAAAACTATACAGTATAAGAAATTAAGCCAGATACTCGTTATAAACGAGAAACGTTCAATTCGAATTCTTTTATTTGAGAGTTTGATCCTGGCTCAGGATGAACGCTGGCGGCGTGCCTAACACATGCAAGTCGAGCGAGAAGCTGTCAATGATCCTTCGGGAGATTTGATTAGTGGAAAGCGGCGGACGGGTGAGTAACGCGTGGGCAACCTGCCCTATACACAGGGATAGCCTCGGGAAACCGGGATTAATACCTGATAAAGCTCTAGTACCGCATGGTACATGAGTCAAAGCTTTAGCGGTATAGGATGGGCCCGCGTCTGATTAGCTAGTTGGTGAGGTAACGGCTCACCAAGGCAACGATCAGTAGCCGACCTGAGAGGGTGATCGGCCACACTGGAACTGAGACACGGTCCAGACTCCTACGGGAGGCAGCAGTGGGGAATATTGCACAATGGGCGAAAGCCTGATGCAGCAACGCCGCGTGAGTGATGAAGGCCTTCGGGTCGTAAAACTCTGTCCTAAGGGAAGAAAACTGACGGTACCTTAGGAGGAAGCCCCGGCTAACTACGTGCCAGCAGCCGCGGTAATACGTAGGGGGCGAGCGTTATCCGGAATCACTGGGCGTAAAGGGTGCGTAGGCGGCCGATAAAGTCTGGGGTGAAAGGCTACGGCTCAACCGTAGTAAGCCTTGGAAACTTATTGGCTTGAGTGCAGGAGAGGAGAGTGGAATTCCTAGTGTAGCGGTGAAATGCGTAGATATTAGGAGGAACACCAGTGGCGAAGGCGACTCTCTGGACTGTAACTGACGCTGAGGCACGAAAGCGTGGGGAGCGAACAGGATTAGATACCCTGGTAGTCCACGCCGTAAACGATGAGTGCTAGGTGTCGGAGGTTCATCCCTTCGGTGCCGCAGCTAACGCATTAAGCACTCCGCCTGGGGAGTACGGTCGCAAGACTGAAACTCAAAGGAATTGACGGGGACCCGCACAAGCAGCGGAGCATGTGGTTTAATTCGAAGCAACGCGAAGAACCTTACCAGGACTTGACATCCTCTGCATTAACCTTAATCGGTGAAATCCCTCCGGGGACAGAGAGACAGGTGGTGCATGGTTGTCGTCAGCTCGTGTCGTGAGATGTTGGGTTAAGTCCCGCAACGAGCGCAACCCTTGTCTTTAGTTGCCAGCATTTCGGATGGGCACTCTAGAGAGACTGCCGGGGATAACTCGGAGGAAGGTGGGGATGACGTCAAATCATCATGCCCCTTATGTTCTGGGCTACACACGTGCTACAATGGCTGGTACAACGGGAAGCGAAGGAGTAATCTGGAGCAAATCCTAAAAGCCAGTCTCAGTTCGGATTGTGGGCTGCAACTCGCCCACATGAAGCTGGAGTTGCTAGTAATCGTGGATCAGAATGCCGCGGTGAATGCGTTCCCGGGTCTTGTACACACCGCCCGTCACACCACGGGAGTTGGGGGCACCCGAAGTCAGCTATCTAACCTTATGGAGGAAGCTGCCGAAGGTGAAATCAATAACTGGGGTGAAGTCGTAACAAGGTAGCCGTATCGGAAGGTGCGGCTGGATCACCTCCTTTCTAAGGAGAAAGGCTTAACTTATACTGCATAGTTTTGAAGGATCAAACCTTCAAATAAGGGGCTACAGTGAAATAAATATTTCTGTAGTACTGCTTTGTACTTTGAAAACTGAACAATGCATATAAAATACAATTTTTACTGGTCAAGCTATAAAGAGCATAGGGCGGATGCCTTGGCACCAGGAGCCGATGAAGGACGTGGTAAGCTGCGATAAGCCTCGGGTAGCTGCAAGCAAGCGTTGATCCGGGGATTTCCGAATGGGGAAACCTACTTAAGGTAATACTTAAGTAACTATTACTGAATCCATAGGTAATGGTAGGCATACCAGGGGAACTGAAACATCTAAGTACCCTGAGGAAGAGAAAGAAAACTCGATTCCCTAAGTAGCGGCGAGCGAAAGGGGACTAGCCCAAACCTAAAGAATTTTCTTTAGGGGTTGCGGATATACTCATAAGAGCGAAGAATAAGTAGTTGAAGAAGTCTGGAAAGGCTCACCGTAGAAGGTAATAGTCCTGTAGGCGAAACTTAGTCTAGCTTGAGTATACTCCAGAGTACCACGAGACACGTGAAACCTTGTGGGAAGCAGGGGGGACCACCCCCCAAGGCTAAATACTACCTGGTGACCGATAGCGCATAGTACCGTGAGGGAAAGGTGAAAAGAACCCCGGGAGGGGAGTGAAATAGAACCTGAAACCCTATGTTTACAAGCAGTGGAAGTTCTTTTTATGAACGACCGCGTACTTTTTGTAGAACGGGCCAACGAGTTACGGTATGCAGCAAGGTTAAGTAGTTATGCTACGGAGCCGCAGCGAAAGCGAGTCTGAATAGGGCGATTTTAGTTGTATGCCGTAGACCCGAAACCGGGTGACCTATCCATGAGCAGGTTGAAGCGGAAGTAAAATTTCGTGGAGGACCGAACCCATGTCTGTTGAAAAAGGCTGGGATGACTTGTGGATAGCGGAGAAATTCCAATCGAACTCGGAGATAGCTGGTTCTCCCCGAAATAGCTTTAGGGCTAGCCTTAAAAGTTGTGATACGGAGGTAGAGCACTGAATGTCCTAGGGGCCCTCACCGGTTACCGAAGACTATCAAACTCCGAATGCCGTAATCATAATTTTAGGAGTCAGACTATG includes:
- the nifJ gene encoding pyruvate:ferredoxin (flavodoxin) oxidoreductase; this translates as MTKKMKTMDGNEAAAYVSYAFTEVAAIFPITPSSPMAEKVDEWAAKGKKNLFGQPVKVSELQSEAGAAGAMHGSLQGGALTTTYTASQGLLLMIPNMYKMAGELLPGVFHVSARALATHALSIFGDHQDVMAARQSGFALLASSSVQEVIDLGGIAHLAAIKSRVPFLHFFDGFRTSHEIQKVELIDYEDFRKLLDFEAVKDFRNRSLNPERPVLRGTAQNPDIYFQGREASNVFYEKVPDIVADYMKKISKITGREYHPFDYYGDAAAEYVIVAMGSVCETIEETVDYLMAKGERVGVIKVRLYRPFSEKYFFNVLPKSVKKIAVLDRTKEPGAVGEPLYTDVRSLFYDKENQPIIVGGRYGLGSKDTTPDQIVAVYNNLKKDTPKNGFTIGIIDDVSHTSLEEEKAIETTPEGTISCKFWGLGSDGTVGANKMAIKIIGDNTDLYAQAYFSYDSKKSGGTTISHLRFGKKPIKSTYLINYADFIACHNKSYVNHYDLLKGIKQNGTFVLNCPWTEEELDEKLPASLKRVIAEKNINFYIIDAVKIAQAIGLGGRINMIMQSAFFKLAKVIPIEDAVRYLKESVVKTYGKKGEKIVQMNHKAIDQGVKELVKVNVPSNWTNLMDEKAPIADEPYFVKHIQRPMAKNEGDNLPVSAFNGIEDGTFPLGTTAYEKRGIAVMLPQWQVDKCIQCNQCSYICPHATIRPFLLNEQEMKNKPESFNTKKALGKGMENLQYRIQVSPLDCTGCGNCADICPAPQKALVMVNAEEEMAREKDNWEYAVKNISIKDELMNKYTVKGSQFLKPLLEFSGACAGCGETAYLKLITQLYGDRMMIANATGCSSIWGGSAPSVPFTTNCEGKGPAWANSLFEDNAEYGYGMYLGIEQIRERLRDLMNEAQSSDLDEECKAAMRDYIEVMEDGEECKKAAQKLLAVLIAHNHKDNQVVQEILEKKDFLIKKSVWIVGGDGWAYDIGYGGLDHVLASGDDINVLVFDTEVYSNTGGQSSKATPTAAVAKFAASGKKIRKKDLGLMAMSYGYVYVAQVAMGANMNQTIKAIKEAEKYKGPSLIICYAPCINHGIKTGMGTTVAQEKKAVDAGYWHLYRYNPDLNKQGKNPFVLDSKEPTASFREYIEGEIRYTQLKNTFPDIAENLFNAAQEHAKERYSIYKRLAEMKY
- a CDS encoding CDIF630_02480 family spore surface protein, whose protein sequence is MSKIKLNKNTKPIENHKTAPWTNIQNLKLESSVPIPNELEVENAKEWVDENEK